In Oryza sativa Japonica Group chromosome 8, ASM3414082v1, the sequence AACCCATGGCAGGTACATCTATGGGAACAGGGCAAATGAACACATGACTGTTGAAGAGCTGAATGCCCTAGAGAGGTACTTAGAGATATGGATGTACAACATTCGCTCCGCAAAGGTAACTCATTGAAAGTCTTCAGATTTCATAAAGAACAAATTGTTCAAGAGATCTAAAATCTTTAATCTAACAGATGCAGATAATGATCCAAGAGATCCAAGCACTaaagagcaaggcaagccaaACTATCTTGTTTAACTCTATAAATATCCAATAAAATGATTAATAACTAACTAAAAGCATAGTTTATCTCTAATCGTGCAGGAAGGCATGTTGAAAGCTGCTAACGAAATTCTCCAAGAAAAGGTACTGGCAGTCCATTGACATAGAACTGTGCACTTGCCAGTTTTAAAAATGAAGATAAAATGTTGCAGCGTGCCGTAAACTGATGTCAGATATGTGCTTTTGCTTGCAGATAGTAGAACAGAATGGTCTGATCGACGTAGGCATGATGGTAGCAGATCAACAGAATGGGCATTTTAGTACAGTCCCACTGTTAGAAGAGATCACTAACCCACTGACTATACTGAGTGGCTATTCTACTTGTAGGGGCTCGGAGATGGGCTATTCCTTCTAACACTAATAATGGCCTGGGGGATACTTGTGTTCATTACTAGTGTGTAATATGGTTAATAATGCTTGTGTTGCTGTTTGCTTTGCTATTCTGATGTACCTTATTTAGACAAGTTCCCGCAGGAAGTGTCTTTTAGTATTGTATTTGTCTTGGGCTGTGGTGCTTTGTTTTTCCCTAAAGAACTCTTGAGGAGCTCTGTTGTTGAACCATTTCAAGTAATTGAGACTATTGTTTCCTGGAACGTTTATTACATTTGTAGAATTAAGCATTTTTTTATCGGATTTCAGTTTACAAGTTTAAGCTTGCAAAATCTACCTAAATATCTGGTTTCAGTTTGCCAAGTTTAAGCTCGCAAAATCTATCTAAATATATGGTTTCAGTTTGCCAGGTTTAAGCTCACAAAATCTATGTGCAAATAATAACTGTAAATATCAAAGTGATGAGGTCATGCTAGGAAAACTATTAACACTGTCAAATTGCGCTGAAACTCAATGCTTATATCACCTTTCCAGCGCTCTCCACCCATATTACACAAAAATTAACTCTAACAGTAAGTATGGtacagaaaataaaagaagaccTACAACCAAGATCAGAAAATGAACTACTCGAGTCCTTTGGCAACATGTACATATGAAATGTTGATGTTTACACAACATTGCTCAGGATGCAGCACAATGCCATGATAGCACCATACATGGTAGTAAAAGAatggaagaaaaatatatgcattttaAATACCATGCAAGAAATGGCAATTCCAGCGCTATATCATCATACATTAATGGTCGACCTTCATTGGAATCAAGATCATTGATGCATTGGAAGTAACTACAACGTCAAAAGTTTAGGCCCTCATAACCGATGATCACTTAGGATGCGTTGAGATAGACTAACAGGAGAAAAAAACAAGTTTGATCACATTATGAAGCCTTTATTATCTTTAAAATAGAGTAGTACTTCCGAGATGCAATTTAATCATTCGTGCAAAGTTGTTTTAGGCTGTGAACAGATAGAGCTCACAGTAGTAGCAAATGGAAGCACACTACGTCTGCATAATTGCAAAATACAACCACGCACACTTCATTTGAAAACTACTAGGAATGAGATCCCATAGGAGACACCAATGATCACTTAGGAATTATGATCCATTGAGAAAGACTAACAGGGGGGAATTGGTTACGTTATGTAGCCTTATTATCTTCAAGGTAAAGCAGTACTTACAATATGCAAAGTAATCTTTAATGGACAAAGATCAACAGATACCGGTAAAGATCAGCATTTAGTTTGTGAACCATTCAGAGCACAAAAGTTGTTGTTCAGGCTGTGAACAGACAGAGCTCACGGTACTAGCAAAAGGAAACATACTCCATCTGCGTAATCGTCACAACCAATACACACCTTATTTGGAAATACTAGGAATGAGCAACTAAAAATCCCAGCGGGGGGACATCACTCTTGCCAAGCTGCTGGACCAGATAGACACCACTCAACTTTTCTGGTTTCCTGTTCACAAAAGCACCCAAAAAGAAAATCGAACACGGTTAGAAGGAGGCCTTCAAATGCGATGCATTTACTTGCTAGCTCAATGGAACAACATCATGCAGTCCCTTTATCCTGATCAGTTGTGTTAACAACTGTCCACGACCAAAAACTGACACACAACTTCGTTGTATTCTTCAAACGTTTCTAAGTTACTCAAACAGCATAGAGTCGACACCTCGCATTCACGACTCGATATTCCTAGCCCATTCCAACTGTATTATAGACCATCTCATGATTGCAAACTAATATTCCCAATTCACTAAAGGGGCACAATATTGATACCTCATAATTACTACAAATTTTACATCGGAAATCAACTACCGGAATCATCATTGTGATGTAGTGTTCACTTGCAAAGGAAATGGCCTGATCGAATTAGAGCAAGTAAAGCACATGAGAATGAGAAGAACAAGAGACGAAGAAGGTGGTATGATACCTGCGACCTTGTCCTCCCACCAGTAGATGAACCTTAGGTTGGCCCCCTGCTTGTCCGTCTTGTAGAGCTGGTACCAGTGCTCCGCCACCTCCGatccgacgacggcgccgcagATCGCCCCGAAGCCGGTGGCCAGGACGACACCTGCAGCCCAACCAAATCAGGCACCGGATGCACGCGCAATCACAGCGCAAGTTGAAATTACTAGATAGGTCGCGATTGGTGGTGATACCGTGCGGGGCCTTGGAGTACTTGAGGGCGATGCCGCCGAGGtgcgcgccgccgacgagagCCCCGCCGAGCGCGAACTTCCTGGATTCCCTCATCGCCTTGAGCTGCAAAAACACAGGGGGGATCGGGAAAATTCGCGTGGTTAGACGGGCGGCCGGACGAGCAGGAGACGGATTGtgcgggaaggaggaggaggagggtgaccTGCGGGCCGTAGACGGGATCGGAGGCGATGAACTCGTCGACGTCGGCATCGGTCCACTTGGGGAGGGGCTTGTCCCGGCCGTAGACCTTCTTGAAGTAGTCGAGGAAGGAGAAGTTCTTCGCCCAGTGCGCCTTGATCCCCTCGACGTGCTCGTggatccccatcgccgccgccgccgccgccgccgccgccgccttggatTCGATTCGACGGTGAGGTGTGGTGGTTTCGCCTCGCGTTTGGCTTCTACCTGGagacgaggaggaaggggaggggacgACTAGGAGCAGTCACTAATGGGCCTTCTCACTTTGGGCCTCAATTGGCCCAAATTGCAGTGGAACTCAATATGGGCCGGCATGGTTGGTCAGGGCCCACCACAGCTAGAAAACCAGACCGGACCGATGATTCAACAGGAACCGGTGTCTGGCTCAGTTCCTTTGAAAGACCGGACGGTTTTTCCCAAAAAAAGATACTCCcttctatttttaatatatgacatcaTTAACATTTTACAttatatttgatcattcatcttatcaaaaattttgtgcaaatcttaaaatataagtaaCGCTTAAAGTTCCTTTAGTGATAAATCAAGccacaataaaagaaaagatatttacttaaattttttgaataagacaaatgatcaaacatgattaaaaaaatcaatagtgtcatatattaaaaaatgaaggTAGTAAACCAAAGCACCTTAGATCAGGCGTGTTTTGATAGGGCAAGCCAAATCTCATCCATACATAGGCTGTGTTCTTGTCTTATGGTTGGGAGCTTCTTCCTCGGGAACGCAAAATGTAGCGACATATTatcgcatgattaattaagtattagattaaaaacttttaaaatgaatttatatgaattttgaaagcaattttcctatataaatgtttttttaaaaaaaaacatacccctctgtcccataatatagtaaCCTAGTACCTGATATGATACTTCAtgatacaatgaatctggatagaaaCTATATCCAAATTTATTGTACTATGAAGTGTCCTATCTGGTACTATATTGCTATATTgttggacggatggagtattgtCTAGAAGTTTGGGgaacgtgcgcgcgaaaaacagGTGAGTTGAAGTTGGAAAAGTGGACTTAAGAAAACAGCCTAAAAGACATGCAAGAGAGGGAGTCCACTTTTACATGTCTGGGCTCATCTGGTGAATATGAAGATTATGTTGGcgtacgtaaaacgagaaactTATTAACTAGCACATgactaattaagttttaattattataaatttaacaagtcaatatatttaatattttaaagcaacttttatataaaaggTTTTCGTAAAAAACATTGTTCAGTAATTTGAAAAACGTGTTAaccaaaaataaaatctaagtCTTAACGTAGAAAAGATGTGCCTCCGTTTACACGATTGAAGAAGCACTTTCACAATCCACGGTCGATGACACGCCAATCACAGTGGCAATATGACAGTATGTCTATGGCACGGCAGCGCATTTACTCCTCGAAGTAAATTCAGATTTGGGGCAAGTCAGGCTaggttattttcaaattattCATCGGATTGTTAAACAGATATTATTTACTTCACGCTTCAAGAAATACATTTTCACGAGTAAATTGAATCAGTAGTATAAGAACTACCATGGGTTGCGATTTAGTGcaacaacttaaaaaatatatagaccGGTACATAAACTTAGCAATTAAGTGCATTTTGGTAAAAAACGTTGTTACATACATATGATTCAACCTATTTTGTTTGTTCTATTATAATTATTGGTGATGAGTACAATTGAATATATTTGAGTAGTAGAATCGTTCGGAAACTATGTTACAACAATTTTTATGCACTTAGTTTTAACGATATTTTCGGTTTCGAATCGACATGTTATTTATTATTGTAAGCAAGCAAATACAATACATCTAGACCATTATTATTTGACAATCATTATCCTTATTAGATTATTGGCAAcgacgatttttttttactacgtGGCTTAAAAGGTGTGGTGTctaatattgtttttttaaaccAGAATGCACGTACTAACCAGAATAATCATTTTTCAAGTTGTTACACTAGATCGCACCCACCTACTAAGTTTATGTACCGTGGACGCAATTTACTCTATATTTTCTCACATGAAGAATTATTGTGTTGCTTATTATTATTGTGTTGCTTATTAAATCTATCTATTAGGTTTATTTaccaaaatatttaatttatatttataattaaatagataatcCGTAACCAGAATTTGCTTAGTAATGTAGTATTTGAAACTAAGCCTAAGTTTGTTAAAATGGAGTAAATGCAGCGAACCCACCCTGCTTTATATTAACTCAGCCTACTGCACCCACCTGCACAGTGTTGCGTTTCGCTTCCAAATGCTGATGGCTACGCTGcgtccggcgccggcgtcgatgGTCGTTCTCTGCGcggtggtcgtcgtcggcgcggtATTCGTCGTggtggcggagggcggcggcagcgaggaggcggcggcgtcgacaggGAAAGCAGCGATGGTGCCGGCGCTGTTCGTGTTCGGCGACTCGCTGATCGACAACGGGAACAACAACAACCTGGCGTCGTTCGCCAAGGCGAACTACTACCCCTACGGCATCGACTTCGCCGCCGGCCCAACCGGCCGCTTCTGCAACGGCTACACCATCGTCGACGAGCTCGGTATGTTCATTACCTCACAAACCATTGGCGGATatagaaaattaatttattggtgtcataacgtgttTATCGATGTCATAGTATactaattatattttagaatatgaTGTTATAATATATAGATAATTAGTTTTGCTATAGGTTTTGCCGAAAGTCGTTGGTGTCACCTGACACCGATGACTATACTTTAGATCCGCCCCTGTCACAAACTGCATCTGCTAGTCACCGTTCACCACTGTCAGACAGTGTATTGCATATCGATTTCTTTTTGGAGTGAATAAAGCTTTGTACCACATTTTATTACTTAAGTTTCACTTTAAACCACCCTTAAACAaatcttttcactttggaccggaTAAATTTTACCATTGTTGTGATTTGAACCACcacgaatgattttttttaagtacaatCAACGACCTTAAACACATTAGCTCTAATATACGGCCGAACTCCTCTATGTGTGGTTCATATGTTTGCCGAAAGGGAAGTTAGACATGACGAGAAAAGTTGTTCATAGtagtccaaaccgcaataatgGTAAATTTACCTGGTCCAAATTAAAAATATAGGTTTAAGGGTGGTCCAAATAGAAACTTGGGTAATAAAAGGTggaccaaagtgcaatttactcttctttttttaagcTAAGCTGAAAATGGATTTGTGTTTGAACCATGTTGCAATGCAATCTGAAGATTTTTGAACGCCATTCTAGATTTCTAGCAAGAGTTTCAGAGTTCAGgttgcttctctttttttttttgatctttttgagCGAACAGAGTTCAGGTTTTAGGCGTGTTTTTTTTCTGCTTGTTGATTAGGCTGCTTACTGACTTGTGATTAATTAGCCCACATGTTTGATTGTGATGAACATTGGTGATGTTGCTGTACATGTTGACCAGCCTATATCTTCTCACCGAGCGTTGAACACAGATCCAACATCCTAGGCAGAGCACAATTTACTACCAACAGAGCCACAGAAATGGAGCACATTACATACTCGCATTTATGAAACGTACCACGATGTAgttatctcctcctcctcgcagaCCAGATCTGCAGAAGTAGCAGTAACATTGCAATTGCAACAGTTGGCATTTCCTGTTTGGAGCTTGCAAAATTTCGTGATTCATCTCCAGTACCTCATACTCGACTGCAAGACACTGAATGAACTGGCTAGCTAGCGACCTGCGCACATGCGCACAAGTCAGCAATGGTTCAGTGAATGAACTGAACAAAACAAtgatgcatatatgtatatataggatTCATTTGGCTGACAATTTCATTTGTACTAAATACTAGTAGTACAAAGGCTGAGTTATCAGTTTAGTTTTGTTGATTTACTAGCTCACGTGTTACTAATTACCTTTCTAAGTCAAACATTCTTACATTTAAATTTGGCCAATTTTGTAAATAACTTAGCAACATCCACCATTGAATCCCGTACAATGCGGAtaaaatttgttgtttttgtttttcatatgtagatcaaatttaaccttgcatgtttgtatagtatattatattatcatagtctatcttatcaaattttataaaatttttatataattgttTAAACTACGTGCATACACCTAGGTGCCATAGCATCCAGGTGTAGAAAATACTTAAATTATCTATAGTATATTTGTTTGAAATAtcgatatatttttctataaactaggaagatagcccgcgcattcgcgcgggcatgcgTATTAGTTTGTACCGAAAAtagttctaaaaaataaaaaattaaagtaaTGTATTCTCTACTGTTAATTGAGTATTTATTATATCTTTTTTTCGTGAAGAAATCTCGACAAACTTTCATTggtaataaatatatatttttaccatTCTGCTAGCCCTCTCTTTAATTgcttcatatatatgcattttgTTATGCATGTGAATCAATAAAGATAGaaaaattctttaaaaaatatttattgtattCTGAATTTAGTGATTGAGTGATTCTTAATTCGACTTTGTATTCAAATCAAATTACTttattctaaattgtatttttagggATTTTAAATTGCGCTTAATCTCATCTCGTGTTGTATTTGATCTCTTCTTTTaatacttattttattattccaaattttagatatttatAACTTATACTTTTATAGGGACTCttgatattttatattctaCATggaatcttgtttttttttatagttttagtgttttttattttttgtttgtgtattttaatcaaattgcttgttttatatttttgttctgAATTTAATTACAAACTCCTTGTGGTGATCCGCCTGTCACCATCAGCATCGCGGATCATTTTTGACCTCCTCATCAGTTATCCTCTCTTGATACATTGGACATGACGTGGCGGGGCTCAGTGGCAAATATGAAGCTGTTTTCTAGTCCTTGTCGAAGACATGGAACGTCTCCCTCTGCTCCCCTCCTCTTAGTCCTTGTCCTTCATCTAATCATTTAGTGCGCTATTAGGTCCAggaacttgtagaagtcgatgATGCCGCTGCCGTCAGTGTCCACCTCGCTAATAATGTCTTGTAGCTCCGCCTTCATCGGGTTCAGGCCCAGAGTGTGCATTCTGGTTCCAAGCTTCTTTGGTGGTGATTGAACTTGGACTTTAGACCCACACATTTGAATTCATTCATCATTTTCGAAGTGCTATTTTGCTCAAATATTTGTAGTCAGAATAGCAGTATTATCTAACTTATATATAGTAAATATGTGCAATATGGGTCttgaatttaattataaataacacaAAAAGTCAAATAAACTGAGAAAAGTACATGTAACTTGAGAGTCATGATCATTTagctattattatttttctatatattatgTGCTAGGTAGAAAATAGGAAAAGTTATCTTAAAAATAGGATATGAGAATTGGATCCCGGAGATGAGTAGGACGGTGGaggtacgtacgtacatgcatGCTCACATACGGTAGGGATGGAGGTGGGGGTATAGGATTTATTTTTGTGAGATGTAGCAGTTATAATTATTGGATCTACATATTTAAAGGAAAATCaatggtttgatttttttatcataatttctaggaacttttaatttatttgagcaCTACATGGCATCTCATGAGTGTTTATAGAAAACCATATGACAGTTTAAGAGGATCTGTAGGGAGTTTAATGAATTTttaagtatataatagatagttaATATAGCATTTGTTGGTTCTTTATGTACTGAACTGCTCGCTAGAAAATATGGATAAGAAAGTGAGCATGAGAGATAATAGGAGATCATTTACGATGGCATGATATATGTTACTTTTTGTAATGTTTTATTACTATTTAGTTGCGATAAAGGGGTTTATGTCAAATGATATGTTtcttatatatgtacataccaAAATATGGTAAACATAGTTCAAATTAAAATCGAATATATTATAAGATATTCTAAATATTTAGTTGTTGTGGTTTTTATATACAAAATTTTGCTACCATAAATGGAAGGATGAAGAGAGGGGTGGGGAGACATACGTACTTTGGATGTACGTACATGTTAGGAGATGAGGGACCTAGGGAGAGGTGTGGACGTACGTGACATTTGTTTTTtacatatatagatctaatggtgtgtaaagagaaaataaatggtacgatgtttttctttttttttcttggaatttcttatatttctctaatttatcagaacgccacgtggcggctcaagagcgtttgtaggagccACATGGTGGCTTAAAAGCGTTTCtaagaagtttaatggacttactCGTATGATGTCTATTTGtagggattttttttcataaagataaaaaaagaagaaagaaacaaagagaaaaaaaaaagaaggggtgATAGGGAGCGTACAATACGCATCCTGCACGGAGGTAGGGAcggtagggtttttttttctttaaagatAATCTAACGATCTAAAATAATGGGCCCACCtgtttaagtgaaaatcgatggtcagatttctctattttattagaatGTCACATGGCGACTCGGGAGTATTTTTAggatgccacgtggcggcttgagggGTTATAACTATTTCCTAAtacgcattcgcgcgggcatctATTGTGGTCTGCGTGTTTCAAAAACTTATAAGAACATAATATTAACCGGATAGCACTGTCATACTTCAAAGTATGTTTTCTCCACAAATATTCTTCGTCGGTATTTGTTATTTTCCACAAATGTGTTATCTAACTACTTAAAAGTGTTTCACATTGTTATAATGTAAGCAACATGTTGTTAATCATATGGTTTAAAAATCTTTGTGGCTTTTCCTAAATATTTATGACTGACCAATAGCTAGCCTCCAAAATATGGTCTAAAGTAATTTATTTCTTTTacttgttaaatatactacatccgtcctaaaatgtaagcatttttagctaaaaatagttacattttgggacagaaGTAGTAGTTAATTTGGATTCGACTCATGAAAGTTTACTGCAAATAATCTAATGAGGTgcacagataaaaaaaatagtttaggtGGTATAGTTGTTTAGAAATTGCTATCACAAAATATGTTTTCTATCTAATTAATAAGCATAAAAATAGGACAATGGGAGAGAAGGAAAATAGGAGGCGAGGTTGTGCTCGTGCATGAGGGGGGAGGGCGCAGACATGCATATGTACGGACATAATGTAATAGGACAGGAGGGTTGGGATTGGGCCTTTTCTCTTTTTGTCTATCTAttaagataaatctaatggtaaaaaaaataatgattccATGGTAAAAGGCATATTTCATATAAATTATGAGtgcatgtgattttttttcaattatttcatattttattatgtCAATTCGGatgacatggaaaaaaaaagcagggaTGCTGTCTCTCGACAAAACACTATTTAATAGTTGAATTTCTAATTTTTGTTTGACATTGTAGTTTTAATTTACATATGCATGTTTCCAGAATAATGTAAgatgagaggaaggaggaggaaggggaggagacgttttttatttaaaagttttatatagatagattttatggttgaaaataataggTTTAtctatttaaatgaaaatcattgATTAAATGTTTCTTTTGCAGCATTTATAGtactttttataatatattagaTGTGCCATGTGATGAGCTAGAAACACTATAAAGGATGTATAATGGATAGATCTGCATGATATTTTATGGGGATCTGCTTACCAAATCTTTATTATATAATAagaattatatattaattatttatataCTAAGCTGCTAGCCAGAAATAAGGATAATAAAGTGAGTAAGGAGAGAGGGTAGATCATTTACGATTGCATGATATGTATTAATATTTAGTTATTATATAAAGGATATGAGTTTATATGCAAATGatatatttcttatatatatatatatatatatatatatatatatatatatatatatatatatatatatatatatatatatatatatatatatatatatatatatatatatatatatatatatatatatatatatatatatatatatatatatatatatatatatatatatatatacacacatatacacacacactccAACACATGgaataattaaaatcaaatatattataagaaattctaattatttaatattaatattttaatataaaattt encodes:
- the LOC4344493 gene encoding mADS-box transcription factor 26, coding for MARGKVQLRRIENPVHRQVTFCKRRAGLLKKARELSILCEADIGIIIFSAHGKLYDLATTGTMEELIERYKSASGEQANACGDQRMDPKQEAMVLKQEINLLQKGLRYIYGNRANEHMTVEELNALERYLEIWMYNIRSAKMQIMIQEIQALKSKEGMLKAANEILQEKIVEQNGLIDVGMMVADQQNGHFSTVPLLEEITNPLTILSGYSTCRGSEMGYSF
- the LOC4344494 gene encoding succinate dehydrogenase subunit 6, mitochondrial, which gives rise to MGIHEHVEGIKAHWAKNFSFLDYFKKVYGRDKPLPKWTDADVDEFIASDPVYGPQLKAMRESRKFALGGALVGGAHLGGIALKYSKAPHGVVLATGFGAICGAVVGSEVAEHWYQLYKTDKQGANLRFIYWWEDKVAGNQKS